Proteins encoded within one genomic window of Spirochaeta cellobiosiphila DSM 17781:
- a CDS encoding ABC transporter ATP-binding protein, whose product MKEFLSVENLYKSFGPKEVLRNINLNFEEKKITVVIGKSGTGKSVLIKNIIGILNPDSGDIRYRGKSMIGATSKELMEFRRHFGFLFQESALFDSMTVEENIAFPIIHVQKIRDRKFINKKVAEKLDWVGMQGIQKSYPAELSGGMKKRVALARALTMDPEVLLFDEPTTGLDPILSESVDSLIYKVNKELGLTCIVISHDIPATFRIADKIAFLHEAEIHFFGTPSEAVKDTDPTLKKFISNSFTSVESIGEEE is encoded by the coding sequence ATGAAAGAATTTTTATCAGTAGAAAATCTATACAAATCATTTGGTCCCAAAGAAGTCCTTAGAAACATAAATTTGAACTTTGAAGAAAAGAAAATTACTGTAGTTATCGGAAAAAGTGGGACAGGAAAATCAGTTCTAATTAAGAATATTATTGGTATCTTAAATCCTGATTCTGGAGATATTAGGTATCGAGGTAAAAGCATGATTGGTGCAACATCAAAGGAATTGATGGAATTCAGGAGACACTTTGGCTTTTTGTTCCAAGAGTCAGCGCTCTTTGACTCGATGACAGTTGAAGAAAATATAGCTTTTCCCATAATACATGTTCAGAAGATTCGAGATCGTAAATTTATTAACAAGAAAGTCGCTGAAAAATTAGATTGGGTCGGTATGCAGGGTATTCAAAAATCATACCCAGCAGAACTTTCTGGAGGAATGAAAAAAAGGGTTGCCTTAGCAAGAGCTCTAACAATGGATCCAGAAGTTTTACTATTTGATGAACCTACTACTGGTTTAGATCCCATTTTAAGTGAGAGCGTTGATAGCTTGATATACAAAGTAAATAAAGAGCTTGGATTAACCTGTATTGTTATCAGCCATGACATTCCAGCTACATTTAGAATCGCAGACAAAATAGCATTTCTTCATGAAGCAGAGATTCACTTCTTTGGAACACCATCAGAAGCAGTAAAAGATACTGATCCTACACTAAAAAAGTTTATAAGCAATAGTTTTACCTCAGTTGAAAGTATAGGAGAAGAGGAATGA
- a CDS encoding MlaD family protein yields MSKYVKIGMLVSFSVLGVIMFMLLTAESINKGDTILVTAYLNDATGLLPESKVRIHGVVVGNIKDIVLEDGKARVDMEISRDIPLYEDASFEKKMESLLGTASVSLEPGTATHTQLKKGAVIHNVQSGTAMEQTMDTLEEVSGISSDFIKQIINQVQGRDGQIGYNNTANSDSYNVLTSSIKSINMILSNMERISSSMSSNSDASIQQFNLLIESLNQLTYNLNRMMVQNEGEINSSLQSIDQSLALLAKQMESGKDILAQVQGITTAIESGQGNLGKLINDDELYNRVINLTETAEDTINSTIGIDLGIDYHTDYLVNQNSGRTEVGLKLTPRNKNKYYALGLSYSPYTEKIETTTAETTGATTETTVTTKVSSTWAPYIQLAYIYGPLTLRGGLIEGKGGFGVDYQPVNFADLSIEAFDFDPIQQPKLRIGSTLTPFMSFDPNNPLSWVYITGGVDDILGQDQRDYYFGAGLHFTDNDLKGISSFASILN; encoded by the coding sequence ATGAGTAAATATGTAAAAATTGGAATGCTAGTTTCATTCTCTGTTCTAGGTGTAATAATGTTTATGCTGCTAACAGCAGAATCAATCAATAAAGGAGACACTATATTAGTTACTGCTTACTTGAATGATGCAACAGGATTATTACCCGAATCAAAAGTTAGGATACACGGTGTTGTAGTCGGAAATATTAAAGATATTGTACTAGAAGATGGAAAAGCTAGGGTAGATATGGAGATAAGTAGAGATATTCCTTTATACGAAGATGCTAGCTTTGAGAAAAAGATGGAATCACTTTTAGGTACAGCCTCAGTATCTCTGGAACCTGGTACAGCTACTCACACACAACTTAAAAAAGGTGCTGTGATTCATAATGTACAATCAGGAACAGCAATGGAACAAACTATGGATACGCTTGAAGAAGTAAGTGGTATATCCTCTGACTTTATCAAGCAAATCATTAATCAAGTACAGGGACGCGACGGACAAATCGGATATAATAATACTGCTAATTCCGACTCATACAATGTTTTAACAAGTTCTATTAAAAGTATAAATATGATCTTATCTAATATGGAACGAATATCTTCAAGTATGAGTAGTAACTCTGATGCTAGTATACAACAGTTTAATCTTTTAATTGAAAGCCTTAACCAACTTACCTACAATCTTAATAGAATGATGGTACAGAATGAAGGAGAAATAAATTCCTCCCTGCAAAGTATAGATCAATCATTAGCATTACTGGCAAAACAAATGGAATCAGGAAAGGATATTCTCGCACAGGTTCAAGGTATTACAACAGCCATAGAATCAGGCCAAGGCAACCTTGGTAAACTAATAAATGATGATGAATTATACAATAGAGTAATCAATTTGACAGAGACAGCAGAAGACACTATTAACTCAACAATAGGAATTGATCTTGGAATAGACTATCACACTGATTATTTAGTAAATCAAAATTCAGGTAGAACGGAAGTGGGATTAAAATTAACTCCAAGAAATAAAAATAAATACTATGCATTAGGTCTATCCTATTCCCCCTATACAGAGAAAATAGAAACAACAACAGCAGAAACAACAGGAGCCACTACAGAGACAACAGTCACAACAAAAGTATCATCAACATGGGCACCTTATATTCAATTAGCCTATATATATGGTCCATTGACATTAAGAGGTGGCTTGATCGAAGGGAAAGGTGGATTTGGGGTTGATTATCAACCTGTAAATTTTGCTGATTTATCTATTGAAGCCTTTGATTTTGATCCTATTCAACAACCAAAACTTAGAATTGGTTCAACATTGACCCCTTTTATGTCTTTCGATCCCAATAACCCATTATCATGGGTCTATATTACTGGTGGGGTAGATGATATCTTGGGACAGGACCAAAGAGATTATTATTTCGGAGCAGGACTTCACTTTACAGATAATGACTTAAAAGGTATATCATCCTTTGCATCTATTCTTAATTAG
- a CDS encoding DNA repair helicase XPB: MVANEYKPLIVQGDGSLLLDVHDPGFVEARSYISPFAELEKSPEHMHTYRITPLSLWNAASAGLSKDTILERLSSYSRYPVPSNIEYMISDLISRFGVITLEASEDDEKTLYLKIKDNLIKQEIEKDIKHFPYLTPVSGGFYLPLLERGRVKQKLLTRGYPVEDLAPLKKGDPLIFKLRKQTRQGRDFILRDYQIEARDSFYGMEQPGNGFGTMVLPCGAGKTVIGLSVMERYQTKTLILAPNVASVHQWIDEILDKTDLTEEHIGEYSGDKKEIKPITIATYQILVWRKDKTSDFPHFDIFLKANWGLVIYDEVHLLPAPVFRVTAEIQAMKRLGLTATLIREDGAEEDVFSLVGPKRYDVPWKELEAKGFIAEANCYEIRIDLPETEKPIYAISDQRKKYRIAAENQYKIPIVKNLVDNHKEDSILIIGQYLNQLQAIAKYMKAPLITGKTSNKEREVIYNNFRAGKIRVLVVSKVANFAINLPDASVAIQVSGSFGSRQEEAQRLGRILRPKEKNSFFYTIISRYTIEETYGMNRQKFLAEQGYKYKIDFWDTKELI; encoded by the coding sequence ATGGTTGCAAATGAATATAAACCCTTGATTGTTCAAGGAGATGGTTCTCTCTTATTGGATGTTCATGATCCTGGTTTTGTAGAAGCAAGAAGCTATATAAGCCCTTTTGCAGAATTAGAAAAATCTCCTGAACATATGCATACATACAGAATAACTCCTCTGAGTTTATGGAATGCAGCTTCAGCTGGCTTATCTAAAGATACTATACTTGAGAGATTGTCCAGCTATTCTCGATATCCTGTCCCCTCAAATATTGAATACATGATAAGTGATCTTATTTCCAGGTTTGGAGTTATAACATTAGAAGCCTCAGAGGATGATGAGAAAACTCTCTATCTTAAAATTAAAGACAATTTAATAAAGCAAGAAATTGAAAAAGATATAAAACACTTTCCTTACTTAACACCTGTGTCCGGTGGATTTTATTTACCCTTATTAGAAAGAGGTAGGGTCAAACAAAAACTATTAACACGCGGCTACCCTGTTGAAGACTTAGCCCCATTAAAGAAGGGTGACCCGTTAATATTTAAACTGAGAAAACAGACAAGACAAGGTAGAGACTTTATCCTAAGAGATTATCAGATAGAAGCAAGAGATAGTTTTTATGGAATGGAACAACCAGGAAATGGATTTGGTACTATGGTATTACCATGTGGTGCAGGAAAGACTGTCATAGGTCTATCCGTTATGGAAAGATATCAAACAAAAACTCTGATCCTAGCGCCAAATGTAGCATCAGTTCATCAATGGATTGATGAAATACTAGATAAAACAGATCTTACAGAAGAGCATATTGGTGAATACTCTGGTGATAAAAAAGAAATTAAACCTATTACTATAGCTACTTATCAGATATTAGTATGGAGAAAGGATAAGACAAGTGATTTTCCTCATTTTGATATTTTTCTAAAGGCTAACTGGGGACTAGTAATCTATGATGAAGTCCATCTTCTCCCTGCTCCCGTTTTTAGAGTAACCGCTGAGATACAAGCTATGAAAAGATTAGGCCTGACCGCTACACTAATTAGAGAAGATGGAGCGGAGGAAGACGTTTTTAGTTTAGTAGGTCCTAAAAGATATGATGTTCCATGGAAAGAATTAGAAGCTAAGGGCTTTATTGCTGAGGCCAATTGCTACGAAATACGAATTGATTTACCAGAAACAGAAAAGCCAATATATGCCATTAGTGATCAACGAAAGAAATATAGGATTGCAGCCGAAAATCAGTATAAGATTCCTATCGTTAAAAATCTTGTGGACAACCACAAAGAAGATTCTATATTAATTATTGGACAATACTTAAATCAACTTCAAGCTATAGCTAAATATATGAAAGCTCCTTTAATCACAGGAAAAACCTCGAATAAAGAAAGGGAAGTTATATACAACAATTTCAGAGCAGGAAAGATTAGAGTTCTTGTTGTATCAAAAGTGGCTAATTTTGCAATTAATCTACCAGATGCATCAGTAGCAATACAAGTATCAGGTTCTTTTGGATCTAGACAAGAAGAGGCACAACGTCTTGGTAGAATACTTCGCCCCAAAGAAAAAAACAGTTTCTTTTACACAATAATTAGTCGCTACACTATTGAAGAAACATATGGAATGAATCGACAAAAGTTTTTAGCAGAGCAGGGATATAAATATAAGATTGATTTTTGGGATACTAAGGAGTTAATTTGA
- the aroE gene encoding shikimate dehydrogenase: MSKVCLTLTGKSIEENNKLIESYRSYIDMAELRIDLLNEYNKTEILDFASKIGLELILTYRQKRDGGAWAGEESIRRSRLFELLEYPWAYVDLEEDCHWPEGERKINSNGSKIIRSIHDFNGLPKDWVERLKHLDADIVKGAFYPKSYKELARFYQEAKLLDNRCKILLAMGDIGFSTRILAERLGSLLTFASGGKTLGAPGQINPQILCDVYNFKSLNGDEVINGIIGNPVMHSQSPVIHNEAYRVEERRAIYIPFFVEDIKDFWFFAKEMRINGLSVTIPFKETIMKEVHSLDLQEDVKAIGACNTLFSNSDGEKWSCRNTDWAGFLSPLLEEIQNLRGTKVAVIGAGGAAKAIIYALKKEGANICIFNRTISKAKQLADQFDCHWSPLSEDEYDKLEEYGSIIIQTTSVGMHPWEQETPIPHYSYKDIQIAYDIIYVPEQTIFLKNAVKHGGTIINGYKMLVEQAREQHQLFMG; the protein is encoded by the coding sequence ATGTCAAAGGTATGTCTTACATTAACCGGAAAAAGTATAGAAGAGAATAATAAACTAATAGAAAGCTACAGATCATATATAGATATGGCCGAACTCAGAATTGATCTTCTTAATGAGTACAACAAAACAGAAATATTGGATTTTGCATCAAAAATTGGACTTGAATTAATATTGACCTATAGACAAAAACGAGATGGGGGCGCATGGGCTGGGGAGGAATCTATAAGACGGTCCAGGTTGTTTGAATTACTAGAGTATCCATGGGCATATGTTGATTTGGAAGAAGACTGTCATTGGCCTGAAGGGGAGCGTAAGATAAATAGTAATGGTTCCAAGATCATTCGTTCTATACACGATTTTAATGGTTTACCAAAAGATTGGGTTGAAAGATTAAAGCACCTCGATGCTGATATTGTGAAAGGCGCCTTCTATCCTAAAAGTTATAAAGAGTTAGCTAGATTTTACCAAGAAGCGAAGCTATTAGATAATAGATGTAAAATACTACTAGCTATGGGTGATATCGGTTTTTCTACTCGTATATTAGCAGAGCGTTTAGGCTCGTTGTTAACATTCGCATCGGGAGGCAAAACCCTTGGTGCTCCAGGCCAGATAAATCCACAAATTTTATGTGATGTCTATAATTTCAAAAGCCTTAATGGAGATGAAGTAATTAATGGAATAATTGGTAATCCTGTTATGCATTCCCAGTCTCCCGTAATACATAATGAAGCCTATAGAGTTGAAGAAAGACGAGCTATATACATTCCTTTTTTTGTGGAAGATATAAAAGACTTCTGGTTTTTTGCAAAGGAGATGAGAATTAATGGCCTAAGCGTTACTATTCCCTTTAAAGAAACAATAATGAAGGAAGTGCATAGTTTAGATCTTCAAGAGGATGTCAAAGCAATAGGTGCTTGTAATACTTTGTTCTCTAATAGTGATGGTGAGAAGTGGTCGTGTAGGAATACTGATTGGGCTGGTTTTCTCTCACCACTACTAGAGGAAATTCAAAATCTTAGAGGAACTAAAGTTGCTGTAATTGGAGCTGGTGGGGCCGCAAAAGCCATTATTTACGCTTTAAAAAAAGAGGGGGCTAATATTTGTATTTTTAATCGAACCATAAGCAAAGCCAAACAATTAGCAGACCAATTTGATTGCCATTGGTCACCCTTGTCTGAAGATGAATATGACAAATTAGAAGAATACGGAAGCATAATTATTCAAACTACTTCTGTAGGTATGCATCCTTGGGAACAAGAGACTCCCATCCCTCACTATTCTTATAAGGATATACAAATAGCCTATGATATAATATATGTTCCTGAACAGACTATATTTCTAAAAAATGCTGTTAAACATGGTGGCACGATTATTAATGGATATAAAATGTTAGTCGAACAGGCTAGAGAACAACATCAGTTATTTATGGGATGA
- a CDS encoding tetratricopeptide repeat protein — MIRTKYFLLLLLLTSCTSQQQLVDLNNVLDQSQGDVSILQNIQPRLVLGTIKDLTWSEEQLLKKRNDPYAQNLLYVMQEIRAILYPWDGYARPYSLTGDNPLISFFNQIRSGTIPTNLGPEYSLIYLNFAPLAVLYTDSPNVLLDADDLLISADLAWGDSFVIPFLRGVIQYKLSNTREGLRDINIALNLNPLSQGTYYKALILIELKEFESAKVELENLEEKYPNQQSINLLRGRLEYFLGNYQKAIDIYNKVIQLPLEDQYRKAESFGFINQMSEGITYMDSILSRNMPLEFWILYNDYQKRINIQPEERLSYLSLAMDAFPLEKKFLNESLDILFDLKDRERIKGLLQIKGSILTDVELASRRFQLAILNDDWKSAVLYAKDYPDIVPDDFPYEWELLAAQQNWSGIVRLSRNKSVSLSHLQSYWTALFETNNLSRLEVDLKSRTPNSNWPSELHSDYLYYSFLFVNTESEKLNLLNNSLSYNPINIKTLSALAEIYYLKDDKFHAKFYMKQLVLLDRKDNKWKRLLETW; from the coding sequence ATGATCAGAACTAAGTACTTTTTATTGCTTCTTCTTCTTACCAGTTGTACTAGTCAGCAGCAACTAGTGGATTTGAATAATGTATTAGATCAAAGTCAAGGTGATGTATCAATCCTGCAAAATATTCAACCGCGGTTAGTATTAGGCACTATTAAGGATCTTACTTGGTCAGAAGAACAATTATTAAAAAAGAGAAATGATCCATATGCCCAGAATTTACTATATGTCATGCAGGAGATTAGAGCTATCCTTTATCCTTGGGATGGGTATGCACGTCCATATTCTCTTACAGGAGATAATCCTCTTATTTCATTCTTCAATCAGATTAGAAGTGGTACAATTCCTACGAATTTAGGACCAGAATATAGCCTTATTTATTTAAATTTTGCACCTCTTGCTGTTTTATATACAGATAGTCCTAATGTTTTACTAGATGCAGATGATTTATTAATTAGTGCTGATTTGGCATGGGGAGATTCTTTTGTTATTCCATTTTTACGAGGGGTTATTCAATATAAGTTGAGCAATACTAGAGAAGGTTTAAGAGATATAAATATTGCATTGAATCTTAATCCTTTGAGTCAGGGTACCTATTACAAAGCATTGATCCTTATCGAATTAAAGGAATTTGAATCTGCTAAAGTTGAATTAGAAAATTTAGAAGAAAAGTATCCCAATCAACAATCTATAAATTTATTAAGAGGAAGGTTGGAATATTTTTTGGGTAATTATCAAAAAGCAATTGATATCTATAATAAGGTTATTCAACTACCATTAGAAGATCAATATCGTAAAGCTGAATCTTTTGGTTTTATCAATCAGATGTCTGAAGGTATAACATACATGGATTCCATTTTAAGTAGAAATATGCCTTTAGAGTTTTGGATTTTGTACAATGATTATCAAAAAAGAATTAACATTCAACCTGAAGAAAGATTGAGTTATCTAAGTTTGGCTATGGATGCATTCCCTCTTGAAAAAAAATTCCTAAATGAATCTTTAGATATACTTTTTGATTTAAAAGATCGAGAAAGGATAAAAGGGTTACTACAAATTAAAGGTAGTATATTAACAGATGTAGAATTGGCTTCCAGAAGGTTTCAGTTGGCTATCCTGAATGATGATTGGAAGTCCGCAGTTTTATATGCTAAAGATTATCCCGATATAGTTCCTGATGATTTCCCCTATGAATGGGAGTTGTTGGCCGCTCAACAAAATTGGAGTGGAATAGTTCGTTTATCACGAAATAAATCTGTTTCTTTGTCTCATTTACAATCTTATTGGACTGCTTTATTTGAAACAAATAATTTGTCCAGACTTGAAGTAGATCTCAAATCTAGAACACCAAATAGCAATTGGCCCTCAGAATTACATAGTGATTATTTATACTACTCTTTTTTGTTTGTTAATACCGAATCAGAAAAGCTGAATTTATTGAATAATAGCTTAAGCTATAATCCCATTAATATAAAAACACTATCTGCATTAGCAGAAATCTATTATCTAAAGGACGATAAATTTCATGCTAAATTTTATATGAAACAATTAGTCTTGTTAGATAGAAAAGATAATAAGTGGAAAAGGTTGTTAGAGACATGGTAA